In Microbacterium lushaniae, the following are encoded in one genomic region:
- a CDS encoding enoyl-CoA hydratase/isomerase family protein, translating to MSDSILVTIDDGLARVTLNRPGSLNAMDFEMAERWRDAARTATAPGVGAVILDAAGPAFCAGGDVVAMATSGAAGADLTATAHVIHEGIRTFVEAPVPVVAAVQGAVAGGGLGLMLTADYIVASEASRFVSKYANIGLTPDLGVSTLLPAAIGQRRALQLLLQDRSLSAAEALEWGLVAEVVPAASVAARAEEVARFWLDNATAAFGQAARLVRTGAQRTFAENLDDEARTIGAAFDTADAKARVAAFAAASSKPRA from the coding sequence ATGAGCGACAGCATCCTGGTCACGATCGACGACGGGCTCGCGCGCGTGACGCTGAACCGTCCGGGGTCGCTGAACGCGATGGACTTCGAGATGGCCGAACGCTGGCGCGACGCGGCCCGCACGGCCACGGCGCCCGGCGTGGGCGCGGTGATCCTGGATGCGGCCGGCCCGGCGTTCTGCGCGGGGGGCGACGTCGTCGCCATGGCCACCTCCGGTGCCGCCGGTGCCGACCTGACCGCGACGGCGCACGTCATCCACGAGGGCATCCGCACGTTCGTCGAGGCCCCCGTGCCGGTCGTGGCGGCCGTGCAGGGAGCCGTCGCCGGTGGCGGACTCGGGCTCATGCTCACCGCCGACTACATCGTCGCCTCGGAGGCCTCGCGGTTCGTCAGCAAGTACGCCAACATCGGGCTCACCCCCGACCTCGGTGTCTCGACGCTGCTGCCGGCGGCGATCGGACAGCGCCGTGCGCTCCAGCTGCTGCTGCAGGACCGGTCGCTGTCGGCCGCCGAGGCGCTGGAGTGGGGCCTCGTGGCAGAGGTGGTCCCCGCCGCATCCGTCGCCGCGCGCGCCGAGGAGGTCGCCCGATTCTGGCTCGACAACGCCACCGCCGCCTTCGGGCAGGCGGCGCGCCTCGTGCGCACCGGCGCTCAGCGCACATTCGCCGAGAACCTCGACGACGAGGCCCGCACGATCGGCGCCGCCTTCGACACCGCCGACGCGAAGGCCCGCGTGGCCGCGTTCGCCGCCGCATCCTCGAAGCCCCGCGCGTGA
- a CDS encoding SDR family NAD(P)-dependent oxidoreductase encodes MDIAGSSALVTGGASGLGRATARRLAASGATVTIVDLPSSPGEEVAADLGGRFAPADVTDPGQIAAAVAVAAETGPLRVVVNCAGIAPPGKVLDRDGTPTPLETFERIVRVNLVGTYNVIAQAAAVMSRTEPVHEGGDRGVIVNTASVAAFDGQIGQPAYSASKGGVHAMTLPIARELARYAIRVVTIAPGIMETPMLRNLPQAAQDSLGQQVPHPARLGEADEYARLVLAIVDNGYLNGETIRLDGAIRMAPR; translated from the coding sequence ATGGACATCGCAGGATCGAGCGCACTGGTCACCGGCGGCGCGAGCGGCCTGGGCCGTGCGACGGCGCGACGACTCGCGGCATCCGGCGCCACCGTCACGATCGTCGATCTCCCGTCCTCCCCTGGCGAGGAGGTGGCCGCCGACCTGGGCGGCCGGTTCGCGCCGGCCGACGTCACCGACCCCGGGCAGATCGCCGCGGCCGTCGCGGTCGCCGCCGAGACCGGACCGCTGCGCGTCGTCGTCAACTGCGCGGGCATCGCGCCGCCGGGGAAGGTCCTGGACCGTGACGGCACCCCCACGCCCCTCGAGACGTTCGAGCGGATCGTGCGGGTGAACCTCGTCGGCACGTACAACGTCATCGCGCAGGCAGCCGCCGTCATGTCGCGCACCGAACCGGTGCATGAGGGCGGTGACCGGGGCGTCATCGTCAACACGGCGAGCGTCGCCGCCTTCGACGGGCAGATCGGCCAGCCCGCGTACTCGGCGAGCAAGGGCGGCGTGCACGCCATGACCCTCCCGATCGCCCGCGAGCTGGCCCGCTACGCGATCCGCGTCGTGACGATCGCCCCCGGCATCATGGAGACGCCGATGCTGCGCAATCTGCCGCAGGCGGCGCAGGACTCCCTCGGCCAGCAGGTCCCGCATCCCGCGCGCCTGGGTGAGGCCGACGAATACGCGCGGCTCGTGCTCGCGATCGTCGACAACGGCTACCTCAACGGCGAGACGATCCGCCTCGACGGCGCCATCCGCATGGCGCCGCGATGA
- a CDS encoding GNAT family N-acetyltransferase: protein MTPRIEEVSVADPRALALRALLDAELHARYGPLVAGEPAEVTAAREAALTVHPGEVVATFLALGEDDEALGHVMLRRLGEEWELKRLIVPPAGRRRGVGRALTDAVVQRARSGGARRVILQTGEPQPESVRLYAAAGFTPIPVYEPYVATMPESLCFERVL, encoded by the coding sequence GTGACGCCGCGCATCGAAGAGGTCTCCGTCGCCGATCCGAGGGCGCTGGCGCTGCGCGCGCTTCTGGACGCCGAACTCCACGCCCGCTACGGCCCCCTCGTCGCCGGCGAGCCGGCCGAGGTCACCGCCGCGCGCGAAGCGGCCCTGACCGTGCACCCGGGCGAAGTCGTGGCGACCTTCCTCGCACTCGGTGAGGATGACGAGGCGCTCGGTCACGTGATGCTGCGGCGCCTGGGCGAGGAGTGGGAACTCAAGCGCCTCATCGTGCCGCCGGCGGGACGCCGCCGGGGCGTCGGGCGCGCCCTCACCGACGCCGTCGTGCAGCGGGCGCGGTCCGGCGGCGCACGCCGGGTCATCCTGCAGACCGGGGAGCCGCAGCCGGAGTCGGTGCGCCTCTACGCCGCCGCGGGCTTCACGCCGATCCCCGTCTACGAGCCGTACGTCGCCACGATGCCGGAGTCGCTGTGCTTCGAGCGCGTGCTCTGA
- a CDS encoding aminoglycoside 3'-phosphotransferase — protein sequence MSRSESETWQQAFVPPAATPVPARVRALAGDAELEPVWENELGGVTFRARGDGGIRYIKYGPRNAETSMVAEAARMRWAAPYTPVPRVLTHGADATTEWLVTAAVPGRSAVDPRWLAEPDTTVRAIGRGLRGLHDALPVEECPFDWNVPARAANAAERGIILPAALREAPPVDRLVVCHGDACAPNTLVGEDGTWSGHVDLGALGVADRWADIAVAAMSTEWNYGPGWQDALVDAYGISPDRERLTYYQALWNAT from the coding sequence ATGAGCCGGAGCGAGTCGGAGACGTGGCAGCAGGCCTTCGTGCCGCCGGCCGCCACCCCGGTCCCCGCTCGGGTCCGCGCGCTCGCCGGCGACGCGGAGCTGGAGCCGGTGTGGGAGAACGAACTCGGCGGTGTGACCTTCCGCGCCCGTGGGGATGGCGGCATCCGCTACATCAAGTACGGTCCACGCAATGCCGAGACCTCGATGGTCGCGGAGGCCGCGCGCATGCGATGGGCGGCGCCGTACACACCCGTGCCCCGCGTGCTGACGCACGGCGCCGATGCGACGACGGAGTGGCTCGTCACCGCGGCCGTGCCCGGCCGCTCCGCCGTGGATCCGCGCTGGCTCGCCGAGCCCGACACGACCGTCCGCGCGATCGGGCGCGGGCTGCGGGGGCTGCACGATGCTCTTCCCGTCGAGGAGTGCCCGTTCGACTGGAACGTGCCCGCCCGCGCGGCCAACGCGGCCGAGCGCGGGATCATCCTCCCGGCGGCGCTGCGCGAGGCTCCGCCGGTCGACCGGCTCGTCGTGTGCCACGGCGACGCGTGCGCGCCGAACACCCTCGTCGGCGAGGACGGCACCTGGAGCGGGCACGTCGACCTGGGCGCCCTGGGCGTCGCCGACCGGTGGGCAGACATCGCCGTGGCCGCCATGAGCACGGAGTGGAACTACGGCCCGGGATGGCAGGACGCCCTGGTCGACGCCTATGGCATCAGCCCGGATCGCGAGCGCCTTACGTACTACCAGGCCCTCTGGAACGCCACCTGA
- a CDS encoding CPBP family intramembrane glutamic endopeptidase produces the protein MLLVTALLALVSSTPLFRFAPFESDVVNRMLNYQLSALPVAGLALLLTFACAGRIRLGYLNLNRRGEMRPVFGRSGGGRWETDAWFIGSVMVAIVAVVTFFQLLPGGFTFHWVHVALIVPFAVMNAFTEEAIFRLPYVTMGDNDTNSRAYGLVMGSIVFGFIHFWGVAPNGFVGAIMSAALGFFLAKSIQETRGFFWAFMIHFTLNLAGMTFILNRSV, from the coding sequence ATGCTGCTGGTCACCGCGTTGCTGGCCCTGGTCTCCAGTACGCCGCTGTTCCGGTTCGCTCCCTTCGAGAGCGACGTCGTGAACCGGATGCTGAACTATCAGCTCAGCGCCCTGCCGGTCGCCGGCCTGGCCCTCCTGTTGACGTTCGCGTGCGCGGGGAGGATCCGACTGGGCTACCTGAACCTGAACCGGCGGGGAGAGATGCGCCCCGTCTTCGGGCGGTCGGGCGGCGGCAGATGGGAAACCGATGCGTGGTTCATCGGCTCCGTCATGGTCGCGATCGTCGCGGTCGTGACGTTCTTCCAGCTCCTCCCGGGCGGGTTCACGTTCCACTGGGTCCACGTGGCGCTGATCGTCCCGTTCGCGGTGATGAACGCGTTCACCGAGGAAGCGATCTTCCGGCTGCCCTACGTCACCATGGGCGACAACGACACCAACTCCCGGGCGTACGGGCTCGTCATGGGTTCGATCGTGTTCGGATTCATCCACTTCTGGGGCGTCGCGCCGAACGGATTCGTGGGCGCGATCATGTCGGCGGCTCTCGGTTTCTTCCTCGCGAAGTCCATCCAGGAGACCAGAGGGTTCTTCTGGGCGTTCATGATCCACTTCACGCTGAACCTCGCGGGCATGACTTTCATACTCAACCGGAGCGTTTGA
- a CDS encoding TetR/AcrR family transcriptional regulator — MRTNEEGSSEAGGTFAGRARRDQIERSAAEVLAEVGYAAASVARIAEHAGVSKGVITYHFASKDEILRRVALRLFRECAAHIAANTSGATTPAERLRAAISAELEFFSSRRVEFRAMAEVMANHRDTRFAREFDHVSATESEALAELLAEGQTRGDFRPFDVGEVAHLILAAKNAVLDRWAAEETSDLASATATLLDFVTSAVSAR, encoded by the coding sequence GTGCGTACTAATGAGGAAGGGTCGAGCGAAGCGGGCGGCACCTTCGCCGGTCGCGCCCGGCGCGATCAGATCGAGCGTTCGGCGGCGGAGGTGCTGGCTGAGGTCGGCTACGCTGCCGCGTCCGTCGCGCGCATCGCGGAGCATGCCGGCGTCAGCAAGGGCGTCATCACCTACCACTTCGCAAGCAAGGACGAGATCCTGCGCCGAGTGGCGCTCCGCCTGTTCCGGGAGTGCGCAGCCCACATCGCCGCGAACACGTCGGGCGCGACGACCCCTGCCGAGCGCCTGCGTGCCGCGATCAGTGCCGAACTGGAGTTCTTCTCCTCGCGCCGCGTGGAGTTCCGCGCGATGGCGGAAGTCATGGCCAACCATCGCGACACCCGCTTCGCGCGCGAATTCGACCACGTCTCCGCCACGGAGAGCGAGGCTCTGGCCGAGCTGCTGGCCGAAGGCCAGACACGGGGCGACTTCCGGCCATTCGACGTCGGGGAAGTCGCCCACCTGATCCTTGCTGCCAAGAACGCGGTCCTCGACCGATGGGCGGCCGAGGAAACGAGCGACCTGGCATCAGCCACCGCGACACTGCTCGACTTCGTGACGAGTGCGGTGTCTGCCCGCTGA
- a CDS encoding energy-coupling factor transporter transmembrane component T family protein: MTLLDARARTGAVAGLNPLSKLAASALIALPLILTLDAVSAGVALALECLLLPFAGLGWREFWVRTWPVWVAAPLTAVTIALYGEASGRVYVEWLLLRVSDGSLELALATLLRVLAIALPSVVLFVTVDPTDLADGLAQILRLPARFVLGALAGLRMVGLFLDDWRALELARRARGVADRGRIRRFAGMAFALLVLSIRRGSKLATAMEARGFGAPGRRTWARESHFGAGDIALVAVGAAISVVAVLAAVLTGAWNFILGPS, translated from the coding sequence ATGACGCTCCTGGACGCGCGAGCGCGCACCGGGGCGGTCGCGGGGCTCAACCCGCTGTCCAAGCTCGCCGCCAGCGCGCTCATCGCGCTGCCGCTGATCCTGACGCTGGATGCCGTGTCGGCGGGTGTCGCGCTGGCGCTGGAGTGCCTGCTCCTGCCCTTCGCAGGGCTCGGATGGCGCGAATTCTGGGTGCGCACGTGGCCGGTGTGGGTGGCCGCGCCCCTCACCGCCGTCACGATCGCGCTGTACGGCGAGGCGTCGGGGCGGGTCTACGTCGAATGGCTCCTGCTGCGCGTGAGTGACGGCTCCCTCGAGCTCGCGCTCGCGACGCTGCTGCGCGTGCTGGCGATCGCGCTGCCCTCCGTCGTGCTGTTCGTCACGGTCGACCCCACCGATCTCGCCGACGGGCTCGCGCAGATCCTGCGGCTGCCGGCCCGGTTCGTGCTGGGCGCGCTGGCGGGGCTGCGGATGGTCGGGCTGTTCCTGGACGACTGGCGCGCCCTCGAGCTCGCGCGGAGGGCGCGGGGCGTCGCCGACCGGGGCCGCATCCGGCGATTCGCGGGCATGGCCTTCGCGCTGCTGGTCCTGTCCATCCGGCGCGGCTCCAAGCTCGCCACCGCGATGGAGGCGCGCGGCTTCGGCGCGCCCGGCCGGCGCACGTGGGCGCGGGAATCGCACTTCGGCGCCGGTGACATCGCGCTCGTCGCCGTCGGAGCCGCGATCTCGGTCGTCGCGGTGCTCGCGGCCGTGCTCACCGGCGCGTGGAACTTCATCCTCGGGCCCTCCTGA
- a CDS encoding ABC transporter ATP-binding protein, whose amino-acid sequence MREVSLRIAPGERVLLLGVSGSGKSTLLAGLAGVLGGEEEGESRGELLLDGVPAAHLRGRAGLVLQDPDSQVILARVGDDVAFGCENLGVAREEIWGRVAAALDAVGLDVPLERPTKALSGGQKQRLALAGALAMRPGLLLLDEPTANLDPAGVAEVRAAVDRTLAAHPATLVVVEHRVDVWLPIVGRVIVLGDGGVIADGSPERVLAEEGEALARAGVWVPGIPPAHPAPPKAAPGPALLSARDLAVERVRGQPVAAGIDLVVEAGAALAITGPNGAGKSTLGLTLAGLLPSASGELTASAALAGGAGPAPIRWTSRQLLTRIGTVFQDPEHQLLTRTVRDELEVGPAALGTVDARRIDELLERLRLSALAAANPYTLSGGEKRRLTVAAALATRPSVLVLDEPTFGQDARTWAELVALLAEVRDDGVALVAVTHDEDVVTALHARRFALDGAVR is encoded by the coding sequence CTGCGGGAGGTCTCGCTGCGCATCGCGCCGGGGGAGCGCGTGCTGCTTCTGGGCGTCTCCGGGTCGGGCAAGTCCACGCTGCTGGCAGGGCTCGCCGGCGTGCTCGGAGGCGAGGAGGAGGGCGAGTCCCGCGGCGAACTGCTCCTGGACGGCGTGCCGGCCGCCCACCTGCGCGGCCGCGCGGGACTGGTCCTGCAGGACCCGGATTCGCAGGTGATCCTCGCGCGCGTCGGCGACGACGTCGCGTTCGGATGCGAGAACCTCGGCGTGGCGCGCGAGGAGATCTGGGGGCGCGTGGCGGCGGCGCTGGATGCGGTGGGTCTGGACGTGCCGCTCGAGCGCCCCACCAAGGCGCTCTCGGGCGGGCAGAAGCAGCGCCTCGCCCTCGCCGGTGCCCTCGCGATGCGCCCAGGCCTGCTGCTGCTGGATGAGCCCACCGCGAACCTCGACCCCGCCGGCGTGGCCGAAGTGCGTGCGGCCGTCGACCGGACCCTTGCGGCCCACCCCGCGACGCTCGTCGTCGTGGAGCATCGCGTGGACGTGTGGCTGCCGATCGTGGGCAGGGTGATCGTCCTCGGCGACGGCGGCGTGATCGCCGACGGATCGCCCGAGCGCGTCCTCGCGGAGGAGGGCGAGGCACTGGCCCGCGCGGGCGTGTGGGTCCCCGGCATCCCCCCTGCCCACCCCGCCCCGCCCAAGGCTGCGCCCGGGCCCGCCCTCCTGAGCGCGCGGGATCTGGCCGTCGAGCGGGTGCGCGGGCAACCCGTCGCCGCCGGCATCGACCTCGTGGTGGAGGCCGGCGCCGCCCTGGCGATCACCGGGCCGAACGGGGCCGGCAAGTCCACCCTCGGACTCACCCTCGCCGGGCTCCTGCCCTCCGCGTCGGGTGAGCTGACCGCATCCGCCGCCCTCGCCGGCGGCGCCGGCCCCGCACCCATCCGGTGGACGTCGCGGCAGCTGCTGACGCGCATCGGCACGGTGTTCCAGGACCCCGAGCACCAGCTGCTCACCCGCACGGTGCGGGACGAACTGGAGGTCGGGCCCGCCGCTCTCGGCACCGTCGACGCGCGCCGCATCGACGAGCTCCTGGAACGGCTGCGGCTGTCGGCCCTCGCCGCGGCGAACCCCTACACGCTCTCGGGCGGGGAGAAGCGGCGGCTCACCGTCGCCGCGGCCCTCGCCACGCGCCCGAGCGTGCTCGTGCTGGATGAACCCACCTTCGGGCAGGACGCCCGCACGTGGGCAGAGCTCGTCGCCCTCCTGGCCGAGGTGCGCGACGACGGCGTGGCGCTGGTCGCCGTCACGCACGACGAGGACGTGGTGACTGCGCTGCACGCCCGCCGGTTCGCGCTGGATGGAGCGGTGCGATGA
- a CDS encoding ECF transporter S component, giving the protein MNISTSTSGSAGTATAAHRFRWRVIDIVVASVLGVASGLIFLLWNIGYLGPKALLEPLLPGVQGLLDGPWLLAGVLGALIIRKPGAAIYTETLAAVVSALIGNQWGGFLTIEAGLVQGLGAELVFLLFFYRRWNLPVAVLAGIGAALAGGINNLVLWYAGADTGFTVVYLISTALSGAVLAGGLAWLLARGLAATGALDRFAAGRSARVRV; this is encoded by the coding sequence ATGAACATTTCCACGTCCACATCCGGGTCCGCCGGAACCGCCACCGCGGCGCACCGCTTCCGCTGGCGCGTCATCGACATCGTCGTGGCGAGCGTCCTCGGCGTCGCCTCGGGCCTGATCTTCCTGCTGTGGAACATCGGCTACCTGGGTCCCAAGGCGCTGCTCGAACCCCTCCTGCCCGGGGTGCAGGGGCTTCTCGACGGACCCTGGCTGTTGGCCGGCGTGCTCGGGGCGCTCATCATCCGCAAGCCGGGCGCTGCCATCTACACCGAGACGCTCGCCGCGGTCGTGTCCGCGCTGATCGGCAACCAGTGGGGCGGATTCCTGACGATCGAGGCGGGACTCGTGCAGGGGCTCGGGGCCGAGCTGGTGTTCCTGCTGTTCTTCTACCGCCGCTGGAACCTCCCCGTCGCCGTGCTCGCGGGCATCGGCGCCGCCCTCGCCGGGGGGATCAACAACCTGGTGCTGTGGTACGCCGGCGCCGACACCGGCTTCACCGTCGTGTACCTCATCAGCACGGCACTCTCCGGCGCCGTGCTGGCCGGCGGCCTCGCCTGGCTGCTCGCGCGAGGGCTGGCCGCCACGGGGGCGCTGGACCGCTTCGCCGCGGGCCGATCCGCCCGCGTGCGCGTCTGA
- a CDS encoding D-alanyl-D-alanine carboxypeptidase family protein: protein MTTDAPPPTRRALRHDAGDPDAGAAGEGAAAAGAPEAAAAPEDAAAPEDAAAPEDAGVLVMQQPADPPGSAETSGPVALGWVDETRITLPAPVTGPAEGAPDSAPDLLTGVRPRSPLRPGVIVPTAFLLLVTMAYAAITLLWPLHAIPPRIEAVAVQTAPAPAAAPAWPGQGSAAISVAGIDGALASSGEAASIASITKVVTALLVLDRMPLAVGESGPDYRFSAADRARYWQYRANGESALDVPVGGSLTQYQMLEGMLIGSANNYADRLAVDLWPSDEVFAAAARSWLSTQGIPGITIVDPTGIEAGNAASPEALLALADRAMRHPVISEIVRKQSVDLPGAGSVTNSNPLLVDPGMVGIKTGTLDSYNLLSAKEVVLGDTTVRLYAAVLGQPDTTARDDATRALFTQMEDELRLRPSVTAGTVAGQVVTRWGESADVITASDASVILWNGIAATAASEFDLGDAESKGDAVGTLSVTGPLDGTTVELQLASDLEGPTAWWRLTHPLDLLGLNG from the coding sequence GTGACCACGGATGCGCCCCCGCCGACCCGGCGGGCTCTGCGGCATGACGCCGGTGACCCTGATGCCGGCGCCGCCGGCGAGGGCGCCGCCGCGGCGGGCGCGCCGGAGGCTGCCGCCGCGCCCGAGGATGCCGCCGCGCCGGAGGACGCCGCCGCGCCGGAGGATGCGGGCGTGCTCGTGATGCAGCAGCCGGCCGACCCGCCCGGGTCTGCGGAGACCTCGGGGCCGGTGGCCCTGGGCTGGGTGGACGAGACGCGCATCACCCTGCCGGCCCCGGTCACCGGACCGGCGGAGGGCGCACCGGACTCCGCGCCGGATCTGCTCACCGGCGTACGTCCGCGCTCGCCGTTGCGCCCCGGGGTCATCGTCCCCACCGCCTTCCTGCTCCTGGTCACGATGGCGTACGCCGCGATCACGCTGCTGTGGCCCCTGCACGCGATCCCGCCCCGCATCGAAGCCGTCGCGGTGCAGACTGCTCCCGCTCCCGCCGCCGCCCCAGCCTGGCCCGGCCAGGGCAGCGCCGCCATCTCGGTGGCCGGCATCGACGGAGCACTGGCCTCCAGCGGCGAGGCGGCATCCATCGCCAGCATCACGAAGGTCGTCACGGCGCTGCTGGTGCTGGATCGGATGCCGCTGGCCGTCGGGGAGAGCGGTCCCGACTACCGGTTCTCCGCCGCCGATCGCGCGCGGTACTGGCAGTACCGTGCCAACGGCGAATCGGCGCTGGACGTGCCGGTGGGTGGCAGCCTCACGCAGTACCAGATGCTCGAAGGGATGCTGATCGGCTCGGCCAACAACTACGCCGACCGTCTCGCGGTCGATCTGTGGCCCTCCGACGAGGTCTTCGCCGCGGCGGCCCGGTCATGGCTGTCCACGCAGGGGATCCCGGGCATCACGATCGTCGACCCCACCGGGATCGAGGCCGGGAACGCCGCCAGCCCCGAGGCGCTCCTGGCGCTGGCGGACAGGGCGATGCGCCACCCGGTGATCTCCGAGATCGTGCGCAAGCAGTCGGTGGACCTGCCGGGCGCGGGAAGCGTGACCAACTCCAACCCGCTCCTGGTCGACCCCGGGATGGTCGGCATCAAGACCGGCACGCTGGATTCGTACAACCTGCTCTCGGCCAAGGAGGTCGTCCTCGGCGACACCACCGTCCGCCTCTACGCCGCCGTGCTGGGTCAGCCCGACACCACCGCGCGCGACGACGCGACGCGGGCTCTGTTCACGCAGATGGAGGACGAGCTGCGGCTGCGTCCGTCCGTGACGGCCGGCACGGTCGCCGGTCAGGTCGTGACCCGGTGGGGCGAGTCGGCCGATGTGATCACCGCATCGGATGCCTCGGTGATCCTGTGGAACGGCATCGCCGCCACGGCCGCATCCGAGTTCGACCTCGGCGACGCCGAGAGCAAGGGCGATGCCGTCGGCACCCTCTCGGTGACCGGCCCGCTGGACGGCACGACCGTGGAGCTCCAGCTCGCCTCCGACCTGGAAGGGCCGACCGCGTGGTGGCGACTCACCCACCCGCTCGACCTGCTGGGCCTCAACGGCTGA